AATGCAATAGTGCCTATCAGTATCCCTTTCATTTCATAAGAATGGGCATCCTGCATCAATACGATAGCGTTGGCAATCGCACCGGGTCCACACAACATAGGTATGCCAAGCGGAGTAATAGAGATATCATCCGCATACGTTTTGATTTCCTCATCTTTCAGTTTCATCGGAGTATAACGGGCTTGGAGCATATCGAAACCTATCTTGAAGATAATCACTCCTCCGGCTATACGGAATCCGTTGGTAGAAATACCGAAGAACTTAAAAAGAAACTGACCGGCAAAGACGAAAACCATTATTGTGATAAACGACACAATAGTGGCACGACGAACGATAGACTGACGCTCTTTTTCTGTCATCCCGTGAGTCATAGTAAGGAAGACAGGCATTGTTCCCAAAGGATTGGTCAACGTAAAAAACGAGGTGAAGCAAAGTAAAGCAAATGGCAGAAGTGCACTATCCATGATTATATCGTATTTTTATACATTTATTAAACGCAACAAAAATACGACTTAATCCAGAAAACTTATAATAAATTCATTAATTCTTTCAGAGAATGAATGTGATAAGTGGGAAGAAAAGGGAAAGCAGCCCGTTCCGTCACGTTGTAGAAGGCTTGATGCATCCCTATCCCGTGCGCTCCGGTAATATCCGCTTCCCAGCTATCACCAATCATCAACGATTCGCGCATCTCGGATTGAGTGGCGGACAGGGCAAAATTAAAGATTTCGGGGCGGGGCTTCAACACTCCGAGGTCTTCCGAAAGAATCACCTTTTTGAAATATCCGTCCACTCCTGCCGAACGCATCTTGCGTGACTGCAATTCACGGAATCCATTGGAAAGGATATAAAGGTTATATTTAGGAGCAAGATATTCCAACACCTCCTTTGCATGAGGCATCAACGTACTTTTAGTAGGAATAATCGCAAAAAAATCTTTCGAGAACTGTTCGGCAAGCGCTTCATCTTCCACTCCCACTGCCTGTAAAGGATAGAAGAAACGTTGGCGGTTCAATTCGTCTTTCGTTATTTTTCCTTCGCCATACTCAATCCAAAGTTCGGTATTTCTTTGTTGATAAAGGGTATAATAATGATTGAACGAATCAAAATAGCGGTCGAACGAATATTTCTGATATACTTCTTCAAAAGTATCACGGGCATTTTGAGAGAAAGCCCAAATGGTATCATCAAGATCAAAAAAGAGATTTTTATATTTCATCAGTAGTTATACGTATATAATAAATAAAAAAGCCAATGTGCTAATTTCTTGAATCCAGGAATCAGCACATTGGCAATTCAAAAAGGGATATCTACATCTACCTTATTTTACCTGGATAACCAAGTATTTGGACACACTCCAGAATTCAGTAGGATTAGTAATCTTCAATGTCAACTGACCTTTGTCATCTTTTACCAATTCATAAGAACCAGTCGGATGAGTAGTCAACAACTCAGCACGTTTAGAGTACAACTTGATTTCTTTGGTGGTACGAATATCGATTTGAGTGAAATAATCTTTATTGAAATCAGCGCTCTTCAATACATCTCCGCTTTGAAGAATCTTTTGAGCTTTCAATTCTGATTTAGTACCGAATACAAACCAGGCAGCGTTCAGGCTCTTTTCCTGTTCAGCAACGGTTTTAGCTTTCGCTTCGTTTTCTGCAGCCAACGTTTCTTTAGCAGCAGACAAGTCGCTGACAGCAGCATCCAATTCCTGGATACGGATATTCTTGGAAGCCAATTCTGTTTGAAGTTCTTCGATACGTTGTTGTTTAGCGTTCAATTCTGCTGTCAAAGCGGCTACAGCTTTTTTCATCTGCGCAGAATTGTACTTACTGTTTTTCAACTGAGCTTCCAATTTTGCAATCTGAGCCTTGTTTTCTTCCATCTGTTTAGAGATGAATTCGATATCAGAAGCAATCTGTTGCTTGGCATTGGCAGAGTTTTCAGTGATGGTTCCACGTTGCAAATCAACACGGCTTTCGGCAGCACTGATCTTACGGAAGCCTTCCTGAACTTCATTGAAAGTACCCATCATATCATCCAATTCAGCATTGCGCTGGTTCAGTTCCATCAAAAGAGAATCATTTTCAGCTTTCAGGTCCTTACTTCCACCTTTAAAGCCATCACACGAAGCCAACATAGCTACGCATACAAATAAAACTGCTAACTTTTTCATACGTTTACGTTTTACGTTTTTAATGAAATTATTTTAATCGTCTATTCCTGCTAATACTATCACAATCTCGCCCCGAGGCTCGGTAGCGGTAAAGTGTTCTATCAGTTCAGCCAAACTGCCCCGAACAGTTTCTTCGTGGAGTTTGGATATTTCGCGCGACACGGTTGCCTGACGTTCAGCACCGAAATATTCGGCAAACTGCGTCAACGTCTTCAACAGACGATGGGGTGATTCATAAAACACCATCGTGCGGCGTTCTTCCGCCAATGTCTTCAGCCGTGTCTGCCGTCCTTTCTTCTGGGGAAGAAAACCCTCGAAGCAGAACTTCTCATTCGGCAAGCCCGATGCAACGAGCGCCGGAACAAAAGCTGTTGCTCCCGGCAAGCACTGTACTTCAATACCGTTTCGCACACATTCACGAACAACCAGAAATCCGGGATCTGAGATTCCGGGTGTTCCGGCATCTGAAATCAATGCAACCGATGCACCACCCTTTATTTTATTAACAACACTTTCCACCGTTTTATGTTCATTAAATTTGTGGTGAGATTGCATTACATTCTTTATTTCAAAGTGTTTCAGCAAAATACCGGAAGTACGTGTATCCTCCGCCAAAATCAGATCGACCTCTTTCAGGACTTTGATAGCCCGAAAAGTCATATCCTCCAGATTTCCTACCGGCGTAGGCACCACATATAGCTTTCCCATCTGTTTTTGTTTATGCTGATTGGTTAAAATACTTTTTCAATAACTCCAAGAAGTCAACTACTGCATCTTTCTCTTCGTCTATTTCAACTTTCGAGGAAAGAAATGCGACAGCAGTCTTGTATGAGCCCATAACTGATATCTGCTCAATCACACGGTTCATCAAATCAGTATCTCCCTTAAACAGTTCGCGTGAGAAACGGAAAGAATCATTCAAGCTGATAGAATGGCGCAAGCCGGCAGCCAGCTTTATGCTTTCTCCCAACACGGCGTTTTTGGGTTCTTCCTTCTTTATTATGAGGGGGGCCTCTTCGATGACGGGTTCTTCTTCTTCTTCTTCTTCTTCTTCTTCTTCTGCTGCTGCCTCTATAACAGGTTCGGGAGATTGGATAATAACAGACGCATCCTTTTCCTGAGCGATAGTTTCATTCTCTTTCACTACCGTTTCTTCTACGACAAAAGAAGACAAAGAAACCAACTCAACAGAATCTATTTCCTGCGACAATTCATCCAGACGTCCCTGCATACGCGCAACACTCCGCTTCAACAGTTCAGACAGAGTCTGAGTAGGTTCCTTGGTAAATGAATCCATGAGATACTTCAACTCATGAACATCCAATTCGATATCTGCTAATAGCTTCTGTTTCATGTTCATCCATTATTAATATGATGCGAATGTAGGAATAATTTATGCAATAACTTAAAATAATGGATATTTTAACAGTTCTTGCACATTGAATTGTTTACCTTTGTGCTGTCATTTATTTAATCAAGAAAGCACGAAATCACATGGTATTATTCTCAGAAGACCACATACAGGAAACTAAAAGAAGAGGTAGAATTGAAGTTATCTGCGGCTCTATGTTCTCAGGAAAGACAGAAGAACTGATTCGCAGAATGAAACGGGCAAAGTTTGCACGTCAGCGTGTGGAGATATTCAAACCGGCTATCGACACCCGTTATTCGGAAGAGGACGTAGTTTCACACGACAGCCATTCCATCGCTTCCACTCCTATTGATTCATCGGCAAGCATCCTGCTGTTCACTTCCGAGATAGACGTAGTAGGAATCGACGAAGCACAGTTTTTCGACAGCGGGCTGATAGACGTATGCAATCAGCTTGCCAATAACGGAGTCCGCGTCATTGTTGCAGGTTTGGATATGGACTTCAAAGGGAATCCTTTCGGCCCTATGCCACAACTGTGTGCCATAGCCGATGAAGTATCCAAGGTGCATGCCATCTGCGTAAAATGTGGAGATCTGGCATCATTCTCACATCGTACAGTCAAGAACGACAAGCAAGTCCTTCTAGGTGAGACAGCAGAGTACGAGCCTCTTTGCAGGCAATGCTACCTCCAGGCACTGGAAGAGGACAGGCAAAAGGTATAAACTCAACAGAAAACAACTATGGAAAGGAAGAAGATAACATTCGACAGTTTTATACGTGGTGTCATCGGATGTATGATGGTGGTAGGAATATTAATGCTTGTAGAACGACTGAGCGGAGTGCTATTGCCTTTCTTTATCGCCTGGTTGATTGCCTATATGGTTTATCCGTTAGTCAAGTTCTTCCAATACAGACTAAAGCTGAAAAGCCGCATCCTTTCCATTTTTTGCGCATTGTTTCTGATCACTGTTGTGGGAGTGGCATTATTCTATCTGTTAGTTCCGCCTATGGTTTCCGAAATAGGCAGAATGAATGATTTATTAGTAAGCTACCTCACAAACGGCGGTGGCAGTAACGTCCCCAAGACACTTTCCGAATTTGTCCATGAGAATCTTGATTTGGTAGCATTAAACAAAATGCTGAGTGAAGAGAATATCCTTGCCGCAATCAAAGAAACTGTACCCAAAATGTGGGCTCTGCTTGCAGAATCACTCAACATCCTGTTCAGCATCTTTGCTTCCTTTATCATATTATTATATGTAGTCTTTATATTACTGGATTATGAAGCCATAGCCGAAGGATGGCTGCACCTGCTCCCCAATAAATACCGCAAATTCGCTTCCAACCTGGTTTATGACGTGCAGGACGGCATGAACAGATATTTCCGTGGACAGGCATTGGTTGCATTCTGCGTAGGTATTCTTTTCAGCATAGGCTTCCTGATTATTGACTTCCCGATGGCCATTGCTTTGGGACTTTTCATCGGAGCCCTCAACATGGTTCCTTACCTGCAAATCATCGGTTTTCTCCCTACCATCGTATTGGCTATCCTCAAAGCTGCCGATACCGGACAGAACTTCTGGATTATCATTGCATGCGCATTGGCAGTCTTCACCATCGTACAAATTATACAGGACACTCTCCTCGTTCCCAAAATTATGGGAAAGATTACTGGGCTGAATCCTGCCATCATCCTTTTATCTCTTTCTATTTGGGGTTCTTTAATGGGAATGTTAGGAATGATCATCGCGTTACCTCTCACCACTTTGATGCTTTCCTATTATCAACGCTTTATTATCAACAAAGAAAAGATAAAATATAATGAAATCGAAATCACTGATAATCAAGAGAAAAGCGGTATAGAGAAAAAATAATTGAAACTTTTTTCTACGAAATACTTGCAGATTAAATAAAAGTCACTACCTTTGCACCCGCAATCAGGAAATAACTGATTTGCGAACAAGGATTGATTCGCTAGCTCAGCAGGTAGAGCACAACACTTTTAATGTTGGGGTCCTGGGTTCGAGCCCCAGGCGGATCACCAAAGAAAGATGAAAATCGAAGAAAATCCCTGATAATAAACAGTTATCGGGGATTTTTAGTTTCTTTCCACCTCCCCTTTTTACGCAGAATGCGGCAACTTTCACAGGCCAATTCGGTGGAGTAAGATTCCGGCCGAAAAAGTCCACCGAATAAGATTGCTTTGCGTTGATACACAATATTTTGCATAGTCGCACTTCTGGCTTTGAAACTTAATTTTGCAAACAAAAAGTATCAAGCCATGCAAAGAAACTATTTTTCGATTCTCTTCTTTATCAGAAGAACAAGACTGTTGAAGAACGGTGAAGCACCTATCGGGCTACGAATCACCGTAAACGGACAACGTGCCGAAATGCAAATCAAGCGCAGCGTTGCCGAAGAGCGTTGGAACGCATCCAAAGGATGTGTGACGGGAAAAGACCGGAAAGCCTTGGAACTGAACCAGTATCTGGAATCTGTCAGGACAAAGATTTATCAGATACACCGTGAACTGCTGCAAGACGGCAAACCTATCACGGCCCTCACCATTATACAAAAGTTCAATGGTGAGGGCGAATCTCCTAAGATGCTCTTGGAAGTATTCCGTGAACATAACAAGAAGTATAGGGAGCTTATAGACCGTGATTATGTGAAAGGCACGGTTTTGAGGTATGAAAGGACTGTCCGCTATTTGGAAGAAATGCTTCAAAGCCAATACAATCTGAAAGATATTCCGTTGAAGGAGCTGAACCATGAATTCGTCCTGAAC
The Bacteroides caecimuris DNA segment above includes these coding regions:
- a CDS encoding MarC family protein, producing the protein MDSALLPFALLCFTSFFTLTNPLGTMPVFLTMTHGMTEKERQSIVRRATIVSFITIMVFVFAGQFLFKFFGISTNGFRIAGGVIIFKIGFDMLQARYTPMKLKDEEIKTYADDISITPLGIPMLCGPGAIANAIVLMQDAHSYEMKGILIGTIALIYLLTFFILRASTKLVNVLGETGNNVMMRLMGLILMVIAVECFVSGVKPILVDIVREGMGNLLK
- a CDS encoding YjjG family noncanonical pyrimidine nucleotidase, which encodes MKYKNLFFDLDDTIWAFSQNARDTFEEVYQKYSFDRYFDSFNHYYTLYQQRNTELWIEYGEGKITKDELNRQRFFYPLQAVGVEDEALAEQFSKDFFAIIPTKSTLMPHAKEVLEYLAPKYNLYILSNGFRELQSRKMRSAGVDGYFKKVILSEDLGVLKPRPEIFNFALSATQSEMRESLMIGDSWEADITGAHGIGMHQAFYNVTERAAFPFLPTYHIHSLKELMNLL
- the rsmI gene encoding 16S rRNA (cytidine(1402)-2'-O)-methyltransferase → MGKLYVVPTPVGNLEDMTFRAIKVLKEVDLILAEDTRTSGILLKHFEIKNVMQSHHKFNEHKTVESVVNKIKGGASVALISDAGTPGISDPGFLVVRECVRNGIEVQCLPGATAFVPALVASGLPNEKFCFEGFLPQKKGRQTRLKTLAEERRTMVFYESPHRLLKTLTQFAEYFGAERQATVSREISKLHEETVRGSLAELIEHFTATEPRGEIVIVLAGIDD
- a CDS encoding thymidine kinase, encoding MVLFSEDHIQETKRRGRIEVICGSMFSGKTEELIRRMKRAKFARQRVEIFKPAIDTRYSEEDVVSHDSHSIASTPIDSSASILLFTSEIDVVGIDEAQFFDSGLIDVCNQLANNGVRVIVAGLDMDFKGNPFGPMPQLCAIADEVSKVHAICVKCGDLASFSHRTVKNDKQVLLGETAEYEPLCRQCYLQALEEDRQKV
- a CDS encoding AI-2E family transporter; this encodes MERKKITFDSFIRGVIGCMMVVGILMLVERLSGVLLPFFIAWLIAYMVYPLVKFFQYRLKLKSRILSIFCALFLITVVGVALFYLLVPPMVSEIGRMNDLLVSYLTNGGGSNVPKTLSEFVHENLDLVALNKMLSEENILAAIKETVPKMWALLAESLNILFSIFASFIILLYVVFILLDYEAIAEGWLHLLPNKYRKFASNLVYDVQDGMNRYFRGQALVAFCVGILFSIGFLIIDFPMAIALGLFIGALNMVPYLQIIGFLPTIVLAILKAADTGQNFWIIIACALAVFTIVQIIQDTLLVPKIMGKITGLNPAIILLSLSIWGSLMGMLGMIIALPLTTLMLSYYQRFIINKEKIKYNEIEITDNQEKSGIEKK